Proteins encoded in a region of the Balaenoptera musculus isolate JJ_BM4_2016_0621 chromosome 5, mBalMus1.pri.v3, whole genome shotgun sequence genome:
- the LOC118895741 gene encoding peroxiredoxin-1-like, giving the protein KKKLNCQVIGASVDSHFCHLAWINTPKKQGGLGPMNIPLISDPKRTIAQDYGVLQADEGISFRSLFIIDDKGILRQITINDLPVGHSVDESLRLVQAFQFTDKPGEVCPAGWKPGSETIKPDVQKSKEYFSKQK; this is encoded by the coding sequence aaaaagaaactcaactgCCAAGTGATTGGTGCTTCTGTGGATTCTCACTTCTGTCACCTGGCATGGATCAACACACCCAAGAAACAAGGAGGACTGGGACCCATGAACATTCCCTTGATATCAGACCCCAAGCGCACCATTGCTCAGGACTATGGAGTCTTACAGGCCGATGAAGGCATCTCATTCAGgagcctttttattattgatgatAAAGGTATCCTTCGACAGATCACCATAAATGACCTTCCTGTTGGCCATTCGGTGGATGAGTCGCTGAGACTAGTTCAGGCCTTCCAGTTTACTGACAAACCTGGGGAAGTATGCCCAGCTGGCTGGAAGCCTGGCAGTGAAACCATCAAGCCTGATGTCCAGAAGAGCAAAGAATATTTCTCTAAGCAGAAGTGA